One window of Vicia villosa cultivar HV-30 ecotype Madison, WI unplaced genomic scaffold, Vvil1.0 ctg.000455F_1_1, whole genome shotgun sequence genomic DNA carries:
- the LOC131628464 gene encoding uncharacterized protein LOC131628464, protein MTVDMLWSPPGAGWIKCNIDGAVAGSTSLASCDGIFRDAQANHVISFSVFLGPGSSVFEEFMAAVLAIEKARHLNWTELWLETDCALLVKAFSDSSLVPWKIKSRWLTCWAYTLSIDFRIIHIFREANFCTDVLANIGLKRKSIATNFDMSSGFADGMCRSGFADANGIQ, encoded by the exons ATGACAGTGGATATGTTGTGGAGTCCTCCAGGTGCTGGATGGATTAAATGCAACATCGACGGAGCTGTAGCCGGTTCTACCTCTCTTGCTTCTTGCGATGGTATTTTCCGTGATGCTCAAGCTAACCATGTCATTAGCTTCAGTGTCTTCTTGGGTCCTGGTTCTTCTGTGTTTGAAGAATTCATGGCAGCGGTTTTGGCAATAGAAAAGGCTCGTCATTTGAATTGGACAGAGCTGTGGTTGGAAACAGATtgtgcacttcttgtcaaagCTTTTTCAGATTCAAGCTTGGTCCCGTGGAAAATCAAATCTCGTTGGCTTACGTGTTGGGCATATACACTCTCCATTGATTTTAGGATCATACATATTTTCCGTGAAGCCAATTTTTGTACGGATGTCTTAGCTAATATCGGCTTAAAGAGAAAAAGT ATTGCAACAAATTTTGACATGTCTTCGGGTTTTGCAGATGGTATGTGTAGATCTGGTTTTGCAGATG CAAATGGGATTCAATGA